One Caldalkalibacillus uzonensis DNA segment encodes these proteins:
- a CDS encoding O-antigen polymerase — MIILLILLICILIFFALFSYIIHRHIFNFQTIFLGIWCVILILYSFQLSYLLEDLSPKTLSYMMLVFLSFVMGYFYIFTLNLPSYKRVRSLKPNFSKIKIRINEIFLDISFYLIVIITIIQGIYSGGYPIIWLALGDHKTYFDFGIPTFNGLFLSFLLFYSMLLYIELVKNPRKKYILYFIGVILIPIIIISRQVLITLIIQLTIIHHLYIRRINFSRLLPVIILVIILFGVVGNFRTGLDNFLYISQYKGEQMNYFLSGFYWAYIYLTMQLAHINNLITYIDFDYGYGKFMFESFLPTVFLDFFYSNVTYSKPVFLVHPNFTVSSYMTSPFLDFGILGLCFYTFIIGALSCYVYHNLRLETTAKNFMIYVVLLQIIMMSFFVDFLLYLPVSFQFCWILVLKKYYQ; from the coding sequence GTGATCATCTTGCTTATATTACTAATATGTATATTAATCTTTTTTGCCCTTTTTAGTTACATTATTCATAGACACATATTTAACTTTCAAACGATTTTTTTAGGTATATGGTGCGTTATATTAATATTATATTCTTTTCAGCTAAGTTACTTACTAGAAGATTTATCACCAAAAACCTTGTCATACATGATGTTAGTTTTTTTGTCTTTTGTAATGGGGTATTTTTATATTTTTACTCTAAACTTACCTAGTTATAAAAGAGTAAGATCATTAAAGCCAAACTTTAGCAAAATAAAGATAAGGATTAATGAGATCTTTTTGGATATAAGTTTTTATCTAATTGTAATTATTACAATTATACAAGGAATATACAGCGGCGGATATCCTATTATATGGTTGGCACTAGGAGATCATAAAACATATTTTGATTTTGGAATTCCTACATTTAACGGTTTGTTTTTGAGCTTTTTATTATTTTATAGTATGCTACTTTACATAGAACTCGTTAAAAATCCTCGGAAAAAATACATTTTATATTTTATTGGGGTAATCTTAATACCAATTATTATTATCAGTAGGCAGGTATTAATTACACTTATTATCCAATTAACGATTATACATCATTTATATATTAGGAGAATTAATTTTTCTCGACTATTACCTGTAATTATTTTAGTGATTATTTTATTTGGTGTAGTGGGTAACTTTAGAACAGGTCTAGATAATTTTTTATACATATCGCAATATAAAGGTGAACAGATGAACTATTTCCTTTCGGGATTTTACTGGGCATATATATACCTTACAATGCAATTGGCTCATATAAATAATTTGATAACTTATATAGATTTTGACTATGGTTATGGAAAATTTATGTTTGAATCATTTTTACCAACTGTTTTTCTTGACTTCTTCTATTCTAATGTCACCTATAGTAAACCCGTGTTCTTAGTTCATCCCAATTTTACGGTCTCAAGTTATATGACCTCCCCTTTTTTAGATTTTGGGATTTTAGGTTTATGCTTTTATACCTTTATCATTGGAGCACTAAGTTGCTATGTTTATCATAATTTAAGATTAGAAACGACAGCCAAAAATTTTATGATTTATGTAGTTTTATTGCAGATAATAATGATGTCATTTTTTGTTGATTTTTTGCTATATCTCCCTGTTTCATTTCAATTTTGTTGGATTTTAGTATTAAAGAAATATTACCAATAA
- a CDS encoding glycosyltransferase family 2 protein, with translation MNFEIGTIDIIIVNYNTRNLADLCISNLLKLDLKLEIIFIDNNSSDGSYQYIKGKYGGKIICVQNERNVGYSAAANKGIRISKSKYVIVLNTDVLLTKKFIIKTVTYLEENTHVGAVSGKLIKYDFNKMESLNVIDSTGIVVYKNMKMEDRGQNETDLNKYDNNIEVFGVSGAAPVFRKKALEDTKISGEYYDEDFFAYKEDIDLSWRLRAFGWECHFVPEAVAYHGRAISRSISILNMKRHREKQSEFIRRLSFINSYLILIKNMDSRNIIRIIPRELLKLTYVIIFEPRLLKTIPTIIKLGKKMLQKRRSIRRKIKNKSSKVFFE, from the coding sequence ATGAATTTTGAAATTGGAACTATAGACATAATTATTGTCAATTATAATACTAGAAATTTAGCTGATTTATGCATAAGTAACTTACTAAAACTTGATCTAAAATTAGAAATAATTTTTATTGATAATAACTCTTCAGATGGTTCGTACCAATATATTAAAGGTAAATATGGGGGGAAAATAATATGTGTACAAAATGAACGAAATGTAGGTTACAGTGCTGCGGCCAATAAAGGAATACGAATATCTAAAAGTAAATATGTTATAGTTCTTAATACTGATGTATTATTGACAAAGAAATTTATCATTAAAACTGTAACATACCTAGAGGAAAATACTCATGTTGGAGCTGTTTCAGGTAAGCTAATCAAGTATGATTTCAACAAAATGGAATCATTAAATGTTATTGATAGTACCGGTATTGTTGTTTATAAAAATATGAAAATGGAGGATAGAGGGCAAAATGAGACTGATTTAAATAAATACGATAATAATATAGAAGTATTTGGAGTGTCTGGAGCTGCCCCTGTATTTAGAAAAAAAGCCCTAGAGGATACTAAAATATCAGGAGAATATTATGATGAAGATTTTTTTGCTTATAAAGAAGATATAGATCTGTCTTGGAGATTAAGAGCTTTTGGATGGGAATGTCATTTCGTTCCAGAGGCAGTTGCTTACCACGGTAGAGCAATAAGTAGATCGATAAGTATTTTAAATATGAAAAGGCATAGAGAAAAGCAATCAGAATTTATTAGAAGGCTCTCTTTTATAAATAGTTATCTTATATTAATAAAAAATATGGATTCTAGAAATATAATAAGGATTATACCTAGAGAATTATTAAAACTAACTTATGTAATAATATTTGAACCTCGATTATTAAAAACCATACCTACAATTATAAAATTAGGGAAAAAAATGTTACAAAAACGTAGGTCCATAAGAAGGAAGATCAAAAATAAGAGTAGTAAAGTATTTTTTGAGTAG